A genomic segment from Gracilinanus agilis isolate LMUSP501 chromosome 1, AgileGrace, whole genome shotgun sequence encodes:
- the RFK gene encoding LOW QUALITY PROTEIN: riboflavin kinase (The sequence of the model RefSeq protein was modified relative to this genomic sequence to represent the inferred CDS: deleted 2 bases in 1 codon; substituted 1 base at 1 genomic stop codon) — protein sequence MNSXGFCLVSGVRRFSLAPSVRSVPRVVVGRKSRVVRARLLSCPPRALRNLFPSPSPFLPPPTPGWTGGTVALISTAAPLDSQPGPPPMPGASSAMKHLPYFCRGKVVRGFGRGSKQLGIPTANFPEQVVDNLPNDLAPGIYYGWASVGNGSVHKMVLSIGWNPYYRNLKKSVETHIIHTFKEDFYGEILSIVITGYIRPEKNFSSIDALISAIQDDIEEAKKQLDLPEHLKLKEHNFFHLPESKIMNGH from the exons ATGAACAGTTGAGGCTTCTGTTTGGTCAGTGGTGTGCGGAGGTTCTCTCTTGCGCCCTCCGTCCGCAGCGTTCCAAGGGTAGTCGTTGGC CGCAAGTCTCGCGTCGTCCGCGCGCGTTTGCTGTCCTGCCCGCCTCGCGCCCTTAGgaatctctttccttctccctcccctttcctccctccccccactcccggCTGGACCGGGGGAACCGTTGCCCTGATCTCAACGGCGGCCCCCTTGGACTCTCAGCCTGGGCCACCTCCCATGCCCGGAGCCAGCAGCGCGATGAAGCACCTGCCTTATTTTTGCCGGGGGAAGGTGGTGAGAGGCTTCGGCCGGGGCTCCAAGCAGCTGGGCATCCCCACCG CTAACTTTCCTGAGCAAGTTGTTGATAATCTTCCAAATGATTTAGCTCCTGGAATTTACTATGGTTGGGCCTCTGTTGGAAATGGAAGTGTCCATAAGATGGTTTTAAGCATAGGATGGAACCCATACTATAGGAATCTTAAAAAATCTGTG GAAACTCACATTATACATACCTTCAAAGAGGACTTTTATGGGGAAATCCTTAGTATAGTCATCACTGGCTACATCAGACCAGAGAAAAACTTTAGTTCAATTG ATGCCCTTATTTCAGCAATTCAAGATGATATTGAAGAAGCTAAGAAACAGCTGGATTTACCAGAACATTTGAAACTCAAAGAacataatttcttccatttgccAGAAAGCAAAATAATGAATGGCCactga